CTGAATTGATAATTTTGGCTGGCTTCGGACAGTCCGGATAGGGGATAGAGCCCGTTGCGTGCCTGTTGCAAAAAAATGGGGTTAATGTCTGTGGCGTATATCTGGGTACGGGGTAGAAGCCCGGCTTCATGAAGAAGAATCGCCAAGCTGTAGCAGGTCTCACCGGTAGCACAACCTGCAACCCAAATACGCAAATGAGGAAAGCTCTGAAGGTAGGGAAAATGATAGGTCTGCAGGTGGTCGAGCTGTTCAGGGTGTCGGAAAAAATGTGTAACGCCAATGGAAAAAGCTTGGAACAAGCGTTCAAAACAACCTGTTTTAGTGAGAACCTCTTTCTGAAAGTGGAAAAAATTGTCCATGCCTGATTCAGAAATGATTTTTTGTACCCGACGTTGCAAAGTGCCAGGGGCATAGTTTTTAAACGCGTAGCCATAGCGACTTTCGACCCCCTGTAAAAAGGTATCGATTAGCGCACTGCTGGCAGGAAGTTCAGGTTGTGCTGCAGCGGCAAAAAAACTGGCGATCTCTTGCCAAGAGAGAACCAGTGAAAACTTCTCCTCCACCACGGCACTTTCTACCATAGATGTCGCGGAACAGTCAGATCCTTGCTCAACCAGAGCTAACCCCCCCAACTGTTTAATCAAGCCCATGGCATCGACACCATCTCTACCCTCTCCGCAGAGCAGTGCCGCCAAAAGTTTAGGCCCGAACTCCCGTGCCAAAGACTCAAATAGCACCCCTATGGATGGTCTGGCATAGTCCTGTTTAGCATCTTCTGTAACATAGATTAAACCATGTGCAACCCGCATATTTAAGCCAGGTGGGGCAACATAAATGGTGCCAGGTTCAAGAGGAGATAGATGATGTGGTACAACCATACGGTAGTCCGTACGACTTTGAAGGAGCTGATCGAGATAGGAGAGCCTATCTTCACATATGTGTTGAATGACAAACAGGACGCACTGGCTCACAGGGAGTAGGGCAACAATATTGAGAAGTTTGTCGAGACTATCGGTAGAGCCCCCTATTGCAAGCGCTTGAATAGGGCTGGGCTGATGATCTTTGCGGATCATCCCTTTAAAACGGCAAGGCAAACCTAACCGATGTAGATCTTGAACAAGGTTTGGGTGGTAGGCAATGATCACCACACCATGTGCCTGGGCTTGCAGGATAACTAAGGCTTTGAGTATGGCAACCGTTAGGGTCGGTGCATCATAAAAGATAATCTCCATAGGCCCTGAACACGGGGCTTCCAACGCGACCAACAGGGCTGTTTCAAGCTCGGGATCAATCTTACCTAAAACATTGATCTGCTTCTGCCCATGAGGAAGCTGTTCAACAGAGAGGCTCATGACTCATTTTGGATCCAAGCGTGAACCATGTTGACAAGAATTTCATAGTCCACGGGTTTGGATAGGTAGTCGTTGGCACCAGCTTCCAGGCACTGTTGTCGATCTTCCTTCATGGCTTTTGCTGTTAAGGCAATAATAGGGAGCTTGCTATGGAGTGGGTTTTTACGGATTTTCTGCATGGCTTCATAACCATTCATTTCAGGCATCATGATATCCATGAGAATGAGATCAACTTGGTGCTGTTCCAGCATCTCTAAAGCTTTTAGCCCATTAAGAGCTTTGAGCACTCTAGCTCCGTTTTGCTCCAATGAAGCCGAAAGGACAAAGAGATTTCTCGGATCATCATCCACCGCCAAGATGGTTTGACCATCCAGCCTTTTTTGTGGGCTCAGTGGGGTCGGGATCGAGGAAGACGCAGGGCTTGTTTCAGAGCTTGCCGATGATAGAAAACGCTCAATACTACGGAAGATACGTTGGCTGGCTTTAGGGGCTTGTTGGATAATATCATCGGTAAAACGGTGCAGCTCTCCTAACTGCTCTTCGCTCAGCGTTGTGCTGCTGTAGATAATGATCGGTAAATCTGGCTGTCTTAGTCGCAATTGCTGACACAAATTAACACACGCCATACCCTGCAGATCATAGTCGGTTAGAAAGAGATCAAAAGGCTGACGGGCCAACTGCTTTAAGGCATCTGTAGGATCTTGTGTTACCACCTGTTGAGCACCATAGCTCATGGTTTTTTCAACAATCAAATCTTGCTGTAATGCCGGACCTTCCAAAATTAACAGTGTATGGTAGTTGGCGGTGACCCGCTGTAACAGTGCCCTTTGGGCTGATGCAATTTGTGCATCACTCACCGGTTTTTGCAAAAAGCCGATGGCACCCTGGTCCATTAAGGCCCGCTGTTTGTCATGTGCACTGATGATATAGACAGGTATGTGCCGTAGCTCAGGGCTGGTTTTTAAGCGTTCCAGCACCTCTTCTCCGCGTAAGTCTGGCAGTACAAGATCAAGAATAATACCCACAGGATGGTGGTTTTGCGCCAAAACCAACCCCTCTTGCCCTGTTTGAGCAGAGAGGGTACCTAAACCTTGTGCGAGATTGAGGTGAGCAATGTTCTCCAAGAATAGAGGATCATCATCAATGACCAGAATTTTTTGACTGTCTGGGGAGATATCCTGACTGGATGCTGCAGAAAGTGGTTCGGTAGAAGAGATGGCCTGCCCCTCAACAGGGCTGGGGTCTCTATCATCAAACACAACAGACTCAAGATCTGTTTGGACAATCTGTGGTTCGGGTTCGAGAGGAAGTAACGCTTCATCCTGAGGCAAAAGTAGGGCAAAGGTACTGCCACTTCCTTCTTCGCTCTGTAGTTCCACTTCGCCTTCTAAAATCTGAGCAAAACGTTGGGTAATGGAGAGCCCCAATCCCGTTCCACCATACTGGCGGGAGACAGAACCATCGACCTGACGGAAGGCTTCAAAGATATGTTTCAGCTTATCTTTAGGAATACCAATACCGGTATCGATCACAGCTAAACGGATAGGACATCGGGGGTGATCCGTATTTTCCAGTTTAAGTGTGACCGTACCCTTAGGGGTGAATTTAAAGGCGTTTGAAAGCAGATTTCGTAAAACTTGAATGACCTTCTGACGGTCACTGACAAAGTAGCTCTGCAAGTCGTCTTCTACCTTAAAGGTGACACGACTTTCCTGGGCGGTTTCACGGAACAGTTTTTCCAGCTCTTCTAATATCTCTCGACTGGCAATACTCTCAGGGTAGACCTCCATGCGGCCAGCTTCTACTTTTGAGAGATCAAGAATATCATTAATCAAACGTAGCAGATCATTACCGGCATTATACATGACCCGTGCCCGTTCCACGGTCTCAGCATCAATGGTGCCTTCTTCATTTCTAGAGATTAAATTGGATATTAAGATGATGGCATTGAGAGGAGTCCTGAGTTCATGGGACATATTTGCCATGAACTCAGACTTGTACTGATTGGCCTCTTCCAGCTGTTGAGCGCGTAGGTTAAGTGCCTCTTGGGAGTGTTGCAGGGCATCATTATTCAGGCGTAGCTCTTCAGACTGCTGCTGCAACTGCTGCTGCTGTTCCTCCATTTGTGTATTGCTTTGTTGCAACTCTTCGGTCTGTTGCTGCAGCTGTTGTTGCTGCTCTTCCATTTGAGCATTGGCTTCTTGCAATTGACGGCTTTGGGCTTCGGCCTGACGGGTGGCCGCTTCTGAGTGCTCCAGTAATGTGGCAATACGTTCACGTTGCAAGGTTGTAAACAGTGTGGCGGCAATGATATGTGCGGCTTCATCCAAGAACTGGCGCTGGTTGTTATCCAGCTCATCCAGGACAGCGACTTCTAAGACACCTTGCAAGCGCGATTCAAAAAGCAGAGGAATGGTGTAGCTGCTTTGAGCGACTAAATGAGCTACCCCACTATGAATATGGGTATCGGCTTTAGAGCGCTGAGTAAGCAGTAGAGGCTGTTGCTGTTGTGCAACTTGCCCAACGGTACCTTCCCCCATAGAGAAATAGGGGTGCCGTTCATCTTTTTGGTTGAACATATAACGGCCGGTCAGGTGAAGTGGTTTCTTCTGATTTTCCTGCGCCTCCATGACATAAAGCGCACCTCGGCCTGCATGCACATAACGGCTGACAAAATCAATGGCACGCTGGGTCAGCTCCTCCAAAGTTAAATCCCCGGATAGAGATTGGTTAAGCTCTGTCAAACCACCGCTATGCCACTGTCGGTGCCGTTGTTCATGCTCGTTGTTCTGTAAGGCACAGGTCATATTATTAATGGCATTTCCAAGAAGGTCATGCTCTGAGAGTATCTGTACCCTGCTGGAGTAGTCACCACTGGCAATGGTATTGACCTGGTCTGTAAGAAGTTGCATGTTTTGCATCACTTCTTTTGTGGAGCTTAACATGCGCCCCATTTCATCGTGGTAGGGATAGTTAATGCCCTGGTTGGTCACCTGACCTTTGCCTAGTGATTCCAACTGTTCAGTCATTCTGGTCATCGGGGAGATGATAGAGCCAATGGAATAACGACTGGCAATTACGACAGCGAGAAGTGTTAAGGCAACAATGGCAAAGAAAATGGTGACAAAGGTATTGCGCTGGGCCAGGGCCTCGGTCCCATCAACCATGCCAATCAGATACCAGTAATTATGACGGTCTAGCGGATTAGGATAGATACGTTTATAGCTTATAAGGTGCTCTTCCCAAGCAAAAGCCCCTTGCTCTTTGCTTTTGATCTGGGCGTAAACCTCTGGGTGGTCACTGAGAAAGTTAGCAGGATTACCCAGTAAATGGCTCCAACTTTTCTCCTCATCCGGATGGTGAAAATAGTCACCTTTGGCAGAGATTAGATAATAGTGGCTGTGTTCATCGGTATTGGCCTGACGAAGAAAGTCTAAAAAGGTGTCCGCCAACACATTAATAACCACCACCCCATATTTAACACCGTTATCGCCGTACACTGGCTGGGCAAAACGAATAACGGGTACATAGGGTTTTTCAATCTTGCCAAACTCTTTGTTCAGGTTGAGTGTAGAGACATACAGCCCGCCACGGTCCATGGATAGAGGTTGTTGATAGTAATCGGCCTGATGATTGTTCTGAATACGTTCTTCTTCACCAAAGCTGACTTTTCCCGTATCGACATCGTAGCGAATTTTAATCTGCTCAATGCCCCGATTATCTAGATAACGAACCTTATAATAATCATCTCTGGAGCTTAAAAACGCGCGGAAAGTATCCATAGCCGCGGCTTTCCAGCGGGAGGCTTTATCGGTTACCCCCAGATCATTCCAGTACAAGTATCGGTTCAAGGCATAGTAGTGGGAGACAAAGCGTAGATCGTTGGGTACACCACGCAGATAATCTTCTATGGATTGAGTGACCGCATCTGCACGGCTGGCAACTTGATTTTTTGCTTTATCCCGGTAAGCTTCGCTGGCGTTGGAGTAGCCATAATAACCAACTGCAGCCAGGGAGAGGATCACCACAGAGTAAAAAAGCATGGTAAACTTTGCTCTTACACCCAGATGGCTGAAAAAAGAGAATATAGAAGATTTTTTGTCGTGTGTTTCAGACATGTCATCCTCTCCTTAGCGTAATGACTGGATGAGCCGTACTTTACGGGTGATCCAGCGTAGGAGTTGATGAACATCGGCAGGTTTTTTGCCGGTATAAACTTTGGCCTGAGGCGTCACAGTATTATTGAGTTCCAGAGCAGTTTTAATGGTCTGTAGTTCGGCTAGTGACATACCAACCATATTAAAAACATCGGCAGGTATAATCTCATCCCATTTCATAAAAGGCGAAAAGTCTGTGCGTGGTATGCTCAGGTCTCGCTGCAAACGCTGGATCTCCTTAAGGAGTTCAAAGGCTGCTTCAAGAGAGTTCTGTGGGGTTACACTTTCCATCTTTGCAGGGGGAAAGGTGGGGTCTTCTAACTGGAGCCTTCGCAGTATGCTGTTACTGTCTTCATAGATGCGCATCACCTCACTAAACACAAGGGAGGGACTGATGGGGGCATCATTAAGGATTTCCATTTTAAGAGAAATTCCATGGAGTTTATTAAACACATCAATGGGTTTTTTGCCCGTTACCGGTTCTGGTTTTGACGTCTTAATTTCAATACCCAGGCGTGTTTTGATAATGGCAATTTCAGTAAGAATACGCTGGGTCTGCTCATAAACCAGTACAGGGTCTAACTTTTGTACCGGTTGCATGGCATTGGGGGGAACCCTCGGTAAGCCATTTTTAGCTCGGAAAACATTAAGTTTTACGAGAATAAAGTAGGATTTTTGCCAAACATGGCGGGGTTCAAGATCAACTTTAAACCGGTGTGTGGCGTTTTTGTTTTCTTGAATATCAAAGTGTTCAAGAAGCAGTTCCAGCTCTTTTTCAATCTGCAGAGCTTCACGAAAAACTTCAGAAGGGGATATGGTTTGCTGAGCCTGTGCTATAGATAGAGGAAGCAGTAGAGATGCTGCCGCTATTAGCAGTACACATAAGTAAGATCGAAACGGTACAAGGGCACCAGACATGAAGCAGAGCTCCCGAAGTTAGTAAGGGCAAAACCGTGCACCATTCTAACATAGGAGTGCTTAAGCCTTAAGCAGGTTCAATCAATTGAAACCTTTCTTTTTCCTACTTATGTTTCATCCATAGAGGGATCGTAAAAGCGGAAGTTGTTGCGGCCAGAATTTTTCACCGCGTACATGGCTAAATCGGCCCGTTTGGTCAGTGTCTCTAGATCCTCACCATGTTGGGGAAAGAGACTAATGCCGACACTGGTACCGATATGGGCAGTATGTTTGCCCAATATAAAGGGGGTTCGCATGAGCTCAATAATCTTTTGAGCAACAATGGCGGGTTCCTCTGTTGAGGCAAGATCTTTTAGGATTACTGTAAACTCATCCCCCCCCAAGCGGGCCACCGTATCGTTGCTGCGCAAGCAGCCTGAAATGCGCTTGGATACTTCAATAAGCAGCATGTCACCAACATCATGTCCCTGAGTGTCGTTGACCTGTTTGAACTTATCTAAGTCTAAAAACATCAGCGCCATTTCCCCCCCTTTACGCTGCCCGTGGGAGATGGCCTGATCCATACGTTCATTAAATAACATGCGGTTGGGTAGGCCTGTAAGTGCATCAAAGTGGGCAAGTTTTTGTAGTTTTTCTTTCTCTTCCAAACGTTTGGAAATATTGGTGGCAACGGCAACAAAAACGGGGGGCTGTTCACCATGGGAGAGCTGTAGACGGATCTCTACCGGCCGGGATTTTCCCTCTTTATTGAACATGCGGGTTTCAAAAACAATGCGCTCTTCTTCATGATTGAGTAGTTTGGCTAGATCTTCCTTGAACGCCGCAGGATCCATTTCTGGAATTAATTCGGTAAAAACCAGTTCTGTAAGTTCATCATGGGAGTAGCGTAAGCGACGCCGTGCACCATCACTGACTTGAAGCATTTTCAGTGAACGCGAGTCAAAAATGTAGATGGCGTTCATCGAGCCACCCATGACCCGGCCTAAGAGCTGGGTCACCTCTTCAGCCCGTTTACGGGAAGTAATATCCCGCATGGCGCCAATAATCTGTATGGCTTTACCCTGATCGTTGCGAATGATCTCCCCCATGGCCAGGATATACCACTCTTCCCCCGAGCTGTTGATCATGGTTTGTTCAACGGTAAAGCGATCTTCATCTTCATCCAGGGCAATGGCCCCTAATGTTTCGAGCAGGTGGCGCTGTCCAGCTTCATCATAACGACTTAGTAGGGATTCTAACCCCACATCCCGCTCTTGATCACTTAAGCTCAGTAGTTTGAGGCTACCATCAGAAAAATGCAGCTGCCCCTCTTGCAAAGCCCAGCTCCAACTCCCCATTTTGGCGATACCTTCGGCCTTAGAGAGGTTTGCTTTGGCTTTTTGTACAGCTTTTTCTGCCAGCCACCGTTCAATACCATTGGCCAAGGCTTGGGCAATATTTTCCAAAAAGATAATTTCACCTTGGAGGGCCGTATGCCCTTCAGGGGTATAAATGTTCATCACCCCCAAAACATCACCGTGGGCATGTATGGGGACACAGTAGTGCCCATAACTGGGTAGGCCTTCGTGAAATTCCTTTCCCATATCATCCAGGGTCTCAGCAAAGATAATGCATGCTTTTTCGACAGCTTGACTGCAGAGACAGTGCCCCAGTGTTGTAATGCGGCAAGCATTGGCAATAGATTCAGGTAATCCTTGCGAAGCTTTGAGGATAAGGCGTTTGGTATGTTCACGATCACGGAGATGGATGGAGCCCATCTCTTCCAGTGTCATCCACGGGCTATCCAAAACCAGAGCAAGAGAGCGTTCCAGGAGTTCATCCATGCTTTTAGCATTGATGGAGAGATCCATAATGGCGCTGACAGCTTGCTGAATATCATTAAGGAGCTTGGGTTGGGTTGTGTCACGTAAGGTTTCCACAACAGCCAGCAGGGTGCCATCGGCATCACGAATTTCGCCCGCCTCAAACAGCAGATACAGTTTTTGACCATTGCGGTTCAGGCACCAGTTTTCAGCATGCAGTCCACCTTGGACTGCGCTGGAAGCTTGTACATGTGGGTAGATCTTAACAGCCTCTTCCAGCCCATCTGCAAGGAGTGTATCGGCTAGGCAGGGGCGGGGTTCCTTGTAAAAGCCACGCCAGTGATCTCGGGTACCAATGACCTCCGATGCTTTGAGACCCGTTAAGGTCTCACAGGCGTTATTCCACAAGATAACCTGATGGTTTTTATCAATGGCAAAGGCAGCTACCGAAAGATTGGCAAACACCTGTTGCAGTATTTGATGTTGATTGCTTTCCAGTTCGCTCACACCCACATGGCATGGCAGTGATGGCCACACCCCCCCAGCAAGTAAACCCCACAGAACAATCTGGATTTGATCGACCTTTTTATGGTCCGATATGTCCAGCTTTACGGATAACCGTACTCAATGAGTGCTCTGGTTTGTGCCCTGATGCACAGAAGTTGTTTTTTTTATTAGAAATGCATTCTATCACACTGAGTTTTTTTTTGAAGGCATGCTACGGTTTTTTCAGGATGATTGTGGTTTATGTCTGAATTCCTCGGGATGAAAGGTGTGTTTTTGTTTTGGATCAAGTTTTGAAGGGGGTATGCTGTAGTTTGGGCCACATTACCATCGTGCTGATTTTTGGTTGGGAGTCTCTACAATGAAGCGTCGTACATTCATTAAAGGATCGATCACCACCGCGGGTGCCGCGGTTGCCACCACGCTTTTGCCCGAACCTGCTCAAGCGGGTATGAAGCGTCCTCGCATTCAACAGTATCGCAAACTCGGGAAAACTGACATCAAGATGAGCGATATCAGTTTTGGTGCTGGGCGTTTACGCAGTGGTTCCTTGGTACTGCGGGCAATCCACCGTGGGGTGAATTATATTGATACATCCCCTGACTATGGCCCCAGTGAAGAGGCCATTGGTGAAGCGCTGGCCAAATATAAAAAACGCGATAAGCTGATTATCGCCTCTAAATTTTGCCAGCCCAGCCACCATTTACCGTTTGGTACGCGCAAAGCTGAATATATTTCCGCGGTAGAGGGTAGCCTCAAACGTTTGGGCACGGACTATATCGATGTGGTTTTTACCCATGCTATGGGTGGAGAGCGAAGTTTGGAGAAAGAACAACAGCGTCTGAATGATCCTGAGATGCTGGCGGCCTATGCGCAACTTAAACAAGAGGGCAAGGTGCGCTACTTAGCGACTTCCAGTCATGGTCCTTATAATATGGAGAGCTTGATGTTGTCAGCTGTCAAGAGTGGCCACTATGACATCATCATGCCCGCCTTTAATTTTATGCG
The window above is part of the Magnetococcus sp. PR-3 genome. Proteins encoded here:
- a CDS encoding response regulator encodes the protein MSETHDKKSSIFSFFSHLGVRAKFTMLFYSVVILSLAAVGYYGYSNASEAYRDKAKNQVASRADAVTQSIEDYLRGVPNDLRFVSHYYALNRYLYWNDLGVTDKASRWKAAAMDTFRAFLSSRDDYYKVRYLDNRGIEQIKIRYDVDTGKVSFGEEERIQNNHQADYYQQPLSMDRGGLYVSTLNLNKEFGKIEKPYVPVIRFAQPVYGDNGVKYGVVVINVLADTFLDFLRQANTDEHSHYYLISAKGDYFHHPDEEKSWSHLLGNPANFLSDHPEVYAQIKSKEQGAFAWEEHLISYKRIYPNPLDRHNYWYLIGMVDGTEALAQRNTFVTIFFAIVALTLLAVVIASRYSIGSIISPMTRMTEQLESLGKGQVTNQGINYPYHDEMGRMLSSTKEVMQNMQLLTDQVNTIASGDYSSRVQILSEHDLLGNAINNMTCALQNNEHEQRHRQWHSGGLTELNQSLSGDLTLEELTQRAIDFVSRYVHAGRGALYVMEAQENQKKPLHLTGRYMFNQKDERHPYFSMGEGTVGQVAQQQQPLLLTQRSKADTHIHSGVAHLVAQSSYTIPLLFESRLQGVLEVAVLDELDNNQRQFLDEAAHIIAATLFTTLQRERIATLLEHSEAATRQAEAQSRQLQEANAQMEEQQQQLQQQTEELQQSNTQMEEQQQQLQQQSEELRLNNDALQHSQEALNLRAQQLEEANQYKSEFMANMSHELRTPLNAIILISNLISRNEEGTIDAETVERARVMYNAGNDLLRLINDILDLSKVEAGRMEVYPESIASREILEELEKLFRETAQESRVTFKVEDDLQSYFVSDRQKVIQVLRNLLSNAFKFTPKGTVTLKLENTDHPRCPIRLAVIDTGIGIPKDKLKHIFEAFRQVDGSVSRQYGGTGLGLSITQRFAQILEGEVELQSEEGSGSTFALLLPQDEALLPLEPEPQIVQTDLESVVFDDRDPSPVEGQAISSTEPLSAASSQDISPDSQKILVIDDDPLFLENIAHLNLAQGLGTLSAQTGQEGLVLAQNHHPVGIILDLVLPDLRGEEVLERLKTSPELRHIPVYIISAHDKQRALMDQGAIGFLQKPVSDAQIASAQRALLQRVTANYHTLLILEGPALQQDLIVEKTMSYGAQQVVTQDPTDALKQLARQPFDLFLTDYDLQGMACVNLCQQLRLRQPDLPIIIYSSTTLSEEQLGELHRFTDDIIQQAPKASQRIFRSIERFLSSASSETSPASSSIPTPLSPQKRLDGQTILAVDDDPRNLFVLSASLEQNGARVLKALNGLKALEMLEQHQVDLILMDIMMPEMNGYEAMQKIRKNPLHSKLPIIALTAKAMKEDRQQCLEAGANDYLSKPVDYEILVNMVHAWIQNES
- a CDS encoding CheR family methyltransferase, which encodes MSLSVEQLPHGQKQINVLGKIDPELETALLVALEAPCSGPMEIIFYDAPTLTVAILKALVILQAQAHGVVIIAYHPNLVQDLHRLGLPCRFKGMIRKDHQPSPIQALAIGGSTDSLDKLLNIVALLPVSQCVLFVIQHICEDRLSYLDQLLQSRTDYRMVVPHHLSPLEPGTIYVAPPGLNMRVAHGLIYVTEDAKQDYARPSIGVLFESLAREFGPKLLAALLCGEGRDGVDAMGLIKQLGGLALVEQGSDCSATSMVESAVVEEKFSLVLSWQEIASFFAAAAQPELPASSALIDTFLQGVESRYGYAFKNYAPGTLQRRVQKIISESGMDNFFHFQKEVLTKTGCFERLFQAFSIGVTHFFRHPEQLDHLQTYHFPYLQSFPHLRIWVAGCATGETCYSLAILLHEAGLLPRTQIYATDINPIFLQQARNGLYPLSGLSEASQNYQFSGGRYHFENYIHQHGPFYAMDPMLQDKILFCQHSLANDGVFNTFQLILCSNVIIYFNRTLQTEVMDLFSRSLHKDGLLMLGPKEGLSGGDGERHFKAENAKMRIYRLKL
- a CDS encoding diguanylate cyclase domain-containing protein, which produces MSELESNQHQILQQVFANLSVAAFAIDKNHQVILWNNACETLTGLKASEVIGTRDHWRGFYKEPRPCLADTLLADGLEEAVKIYPHVQASSAVQGGLHAENWCLNRNGQKLYLLFEAGEIRDADGTLLAVVETLRDTTQPKLLNDIQQAVSAIMDLSINAKSMDELLERSLALVLDSPWMTLEEMGSIHLRDREHTKRLILKASQGLPESIANACRITTLGHCLCSQAVEKACIIFAETLDDMGKEFHEGLPSYGHYCVPIHAHGDVLGVMNIYTPEGHTALQGEIIFLENIAQALANGIERWLAEKAVQKAKANLSKAEGIAKMGSWSWALQEGQLHFSDGSLKLLSLSDQERDVGLESLLSRYDEAGQRHLLETLGAIALDEDEDRFTVEQTMINSSGEEWYILAMGEIIRNDQGKAIQIIGAMRDITSRKRAEEVTQLLGRVMGGSMNAIYIFDSRSLKMLQVSDGARRRLRYSHDELTELVFTELIPEMDPAAFKEDLAKLLNHEEERIVFETRMFNKEGKSRPVEIRLQLSHGEQPPVFVAVATNISKRLEEKEKLQKLAHFDALTGLPNRMLFNERMDQAISHGQRKGGEMALMFLDLDKFKQVNDTQGHDVGDMLLIEVSKRISGCLRSNDTVARLGGDEFTVILKDLASTEEPAIVAQKIIELMRTPFILGKHTAHIGTSVGISLFPQHGEDLETLTKRADLAMYAVKNSGRNNFRFYDPSMDET
- a CDS encoding aldo/keto reductase, with translation MKRRTFIKGSITTAGAAVATTLLPEPAQAGMKRPRIQQYRKLGKTDIKMSDISFGAGRLRSGSLVLRAIHRGVNYIDTSPDYGPSEEAIGEALAKYKKRDKLIIASKFCQPSHHLPFGTRKAEYISAVEGSLKRLGTDYIDVVFTHAMGGERSLEKEQQRLNDPEMLAAYAQLKQEGKVRYLATSSHGPYNMESLMLSAVKSGHYDIIMPAFNFMRFPRLKEVLDTAQAKGVGVIAMKTLAGAKASGGDMEPGRFEQAAFKWVLKHTQVAGLVISFRKTQELDLYLGASGQPFAGADQQALDHYAALYGHQYCRTGCSDCESSCSAGVPVGEILRQRMYFEDYGDEKKAMQLYSQLPINAEACVQCEQAACRDQCSYGLPVQASLSAAHRMLTLEG